A portion of the Colius striatus isolate bColStr4 chromosome 1, bColStr4.1.hap1, whole genome shotgun sequence genome contains these proteins:
- the WNT2 gene encoding protein Wnt-2, translated as MNFLSGTWWSLALVLVWATPPVTSSWWYMGAVGSSRVMCDNVPGLVSRQRQLCRRYPEAMLSIGRGVAAWTAECQHQFRRHRWDCNALERGQRLLGRVLLRSSRESAFVHAISSAGVVFAITRACSQGELKSCSCDPKKKGSAKDSRGHFDWGGCSDNIDYGVKFARAFVDAKERRGKDARALMNLHNNRAGRKAVKRFLKQECKCHGVSGSCTLRTCWLAMADFRKTGDYLWKKYNGAIQVVMNQDGTGFTVANKRFKKPTKNDLVYFESSPDYCIRDRDVGSLGTAGRVCNQSSRGMDSCEVMCCGRGYDTARVSRMTKCECKFHWCCAVRCRDCLEVVDVHTCKAPRSAGWTSRT; from the exons ATGAACTTTCTCTCTGGGACCTGGTGGTCTCTTGCCCTCGTCTTGGTCTGGGCGACCCCCCCGGTCACCTCCTCATGGTG GTACATGGGGGCCGTGGGCTCGTCGCGGGTGATGTGCGACAACGTGCCGGGCCTGGTGAGCCGGCAGCGGCAGCTCTGCCGGCGATACCCCGAGGCCATGCTCTCCATCGGCCGCGGCGTGGCCGCCTGGACGGCCGAGTGCCAGCACCAGTTCCGCCGGCACCGCTGGGACTGCAACGCCCTGGAGCGCGGGCAGCGCCTGCTCGGACGCGTCCTCCTGCGCA gtAGTCGGGAGTCTGCTTTTGTACATGCCATCTCCTCTGCAGGAGTTGTTTTTGCCATTACCAGGGCATGTAGCCAAGGGGAGCTGAAATCCTGCTCCTGTGATCCAAAGAAGAAAGGCTCTGCCAAGGACAGCAGGGGCCATTTTGACTGGGGTGGCTGCAGTGATAACATCGACTATGGCGTGAAATTCGCCAGAGCCTTTGTGGATGCCAAAGAACGGAGAGGAAAAGATGCGAGAGCGCTGATGAACCTTCACAACAACAGAGCCGGGAGGAAG GCCGTCAAGCGGTTTTTGAAACAGGAGTGCAAGTGTCACGGCGTGAGTGGATCGTGCACTTTAAGGACCTGTTGGCTGGCCATGGCTGACTTCAGGAAGACGGGAGATTACCTGTGGAAGAAATACAATGGAGCCATTCAGGTGGTCATGAATCAAGACGGCACGGGTTTCACTGTGGCTAATAAGAGATTTAAGAAGCCAACTAAGAATGACTTGGTGTACTTTGAAAGCTCTCCAGACTACTGTATCAGGGACAGGGATGTAG ggtcGCTGGGGACGGCCGGCCGGGTCTGCAACCAGAGCTCGCGCGGCATGGACAGCTGCGAGGTGATGTGCTGCGGCAGGGGCTACGACACCGCCCGCGTCAGCAGGATGACCAAGTGCGAGTGCAAGTTCCACTGGTGCTGCGCCGTGCGCTGCCGGGACTGCCTGGAAGTGGTGGATGTCCACACGTGCAAGGCGCCGAGGAGCGCCGGCTGGACGTCCCGGACGTGA